In one window of Bos mutus isolate GX-2022 chromosome 13, NWIPB_WYAK_1.1, whole genome shotgun sequence DNA:
- the TRMT6 gene encoding tRNA (adenine(58)-N(1))-methyltransferase non-catalytic subunit TRM6 isoform X1 produces the protein MESSEDQSGPQPQYPGNHCIRDGDFVVLKREDVFKAVQVQRRKKVTFEKQWFYLDNIIGHSYGTTFEVTNGGSLQPKKKKEEPTSETKEAGTDNRNIIDDGKSQKLTQDDIKALKDKGIKGEEIVQQLIENSTTFRDKTEFAQDKYIKKKKKKYEAMITVVKPSTRILSVMYYAREPGKINHMRYDTLAQMLTLGNIRAGNKMIVMETCAGLVLGAMMERMGGFGSIIQLYPGGGPVRAATACFGFPKSFLSGLYEFPLNKVDSLLNGTFSAEMLSSEPKDIASVEESNGTLEEKQTSEQENEDSIAEAPESNHPEEQERMEIVSQDPDYKEPKESGSKKDYIQEKQRRQEEQKKRHLEAAALLSERNADGLIVASRFHPTPLLLSLLDFVAPSRPFVVYCQYKEPLLECYTKLRERGGVINLRLSETWLRNYQVLPDRSHPKLLMSGGGGYLLSGFTVAMDNLKADPSLKSSTSTLESHKTEEPAAKKRKCPESDS, from the exons ATGGAGAGCTCTGAGGATCAATCAGGCCCACAGCCACAGTATCCCGGGAATCACTGCATCCGCGACGGCGACTTCGTGGTGCTGAAACGGGAAGATGTGTTTAAAGCAGTGCAAGTCCAGCGGAGAAA GAAAGTAACTTTTGAAAAACAGTGGTTCTATCTGGATAACATCATTGGCCATAGTTATGGAACCACATTTGAAGTGACCAATGGAGGAAGCCTTCAGCctaagaagaagaaggaagagccTACTTCAG AAACCAAAGAAGCGGGCACTGATAATCGAAATATAATTGATGATGGAAAATCTCAGAAACTTACTCAAGATGACATAAAAGCTTTAAAGGACAAAGGCATTAAAGGCGAG GAAATAGTTCAGCAATTAATTGAAAATAGTACAACATTCCGAGACAAGACAGAATTTGctcaagataaatatataaaaaagaagaaaaagaa ATATGAAGCCATGATTACTGTTGTGAAGCCGTCCACCCGCATTCTTTCAGTTATGTATTATGCAAGAGAACCTGGAAAAATTAA ccACATGAGATACGATACACTCGCCCAGATGTTGACATTGGGAAATATCCGTGCTGGCAATAAAATGATTGTGATGGAGACGTGTGCAGGCTTGGTGCTGGGTGCGATGATGGAACGAATGGGAG gTTTTGGCTCCATTATTCAGCTTTATCCTGGAGGTGGACCTGTTCGGGCAGCAACAGCATGTTTTGGTTTTCCAAAATCTTTCCTCAGTGGTCTTTATGAATTCCCCCTCAACAAAGTGGACAGTCTCTTAAATGGTACATTTTCTGCCGAGATGTTGTCTTCAGAGCCAAAAGACATTGcttcagttgaagaaagtaaTGGCACACTGGAGGAAAAACAGACTTCTGAACAAGAGAATGAAGATAGCATAGCAGAGGCCCCAGAGAGCAATCACCCAGAAGAACAAGAAAGAATGGAAATTGTCTCTCAAGATCCAGACTATAAGGAGCCTAAAGAGAGTGGAAGTAAAAAGGATTAT attcaggaaaagcagaggagacaagaagagcagaagaaaagacatttagaggctgctgctctgctgagtgaaagaaacgCAGATGG GTTAATTGTAGCTAGTCGTTTCCATCCCACTCCACTGCTGCTGTCTTTGCTGGACTTTGTGGCTCCTTCAAGGCCATTCGTGGTCTACTGTCAGTATAAAGAG CCTCTGTTGGAGTGCTACACAAAACTTCGGGAAAGAGGAGGGGTCATCAACCTCAGGCTGTCTGAAACCTGGCTCAGAAATTACCAG GTTTTGCCAGATCGAAGTCATCCCAAACTACTGATGAGCGGAGGTGGAGGGTACCTTCTCTCAGGCTTCACTGTTGCCATGGACAACCTTAAAGCAGACCCCAGTCTCAAATCTAGCACCAGCACTTTAGAATCTCACAAGACTGAAGAGCCAGCAGCTAAAAAACGGAAATGCCCAGAATCTGActcttaa
- the TRMT6 gene encoding tRNA (adenine(58)-N(1))-methyltransferase non-catalytic subunit TRM6 isoform X2: MCLKQCKSSGEKTKEAGTDNRNIIDDGKSQKLTQDDIKALKDKGIKGEEIVQQLIENSTTFRDKTEFAQDKYIKKKKKKYEAMITVVKPSTRILSVMYYAREPGKINHMRYDTLAQMLTLGNIRAGNKMIVMETCAGLVLGAMMERMGGFGSIIQLYPGGGPVRAATACFGFPKSFLSGLYEFPLNKVDSLLNGTFSAEMLSSEPKDIASVEESNGTLEEKQTSEQENEDSIAEAPESNHPEEQERMEIVSQDPDYKEPKESGSKKDYIQEKQRRQEEQKKRHLEAAALLSERNADGLIVASRFHPTPLLLSLLDFVAPSRPFVVYCQYKEPLLECYTKLRERGGVINLRLSETWLRNYQVLPDRSHPKLLMSGGGGYLLSGFTVAMDNLKADPSLKSSTSTLESHKTEEPAAKKRKCPESDS, translated from the exons ATGTGTTTAAAGCAGTGCAAGTCCAGCGGAGAAA AAACCAAAGAAGCGGGCACTGATAATCGAAATATAATTGATGATGGAAAATCTCAGAAACTTACTCAAGATGACATAAAAGCTTTAAAGGACAAAGGCATTAAAGGCGAG GAAATAGTTCAGCAATTAATTGAAAATAGTACAACATTCCGAGACAAGACAGAATTTGctcaagataaatatataaaaaagaagaaaaagaa ATATGAAGCCATGATTACTGTTGTGAAGCCGTCCACCCGCATTCTTTCAGTTATGTATTATGCAAGAGAACCTGGAAAAATTAA ccACATGAGATACGATACACTCGCCCAGATGTTGACATTGGGAAATATCCGTGCTGGCAATAAAATGATTGTGATGGAGACGTGTGCAGGCTTGGTGCTGGGTGCGATGATGGAACGAATGGGAG gTTTTGGCTCCATTATTCAGCTTTATCCTGGAGGTGGACCTGTTCGGGCAGCAACAGCATGTTTTGGTTTTCCAAAATCTTTCCTCAGTGGTCTTTATGAATTCCCCCTCAACAAAGTGGACAGTCTCTTAAATGGTACATTTTCTGCCGAGATGTTGTCTTCAGAGCCAAAAGACATTGcttcagttgaagaaagtaaTGGCACACTGGAGGAAAAACAGACTTCTGAACAAGAGAATGAAGATAGCATAGCAGAGGCCCCAGAGAGCAATCACCCAGAAGAACAAGAAAGAATGGAAATTGTCTCTCAAGATCCAGACTATAAGGAGCCTAAAGAGAGTGGAAGTAAAAAGGATTAT attcaggaaaagcagaggagacaagaagagcagaagaaaagacatttagaggctgctgctctgctgagtgaaagaaacgCAGATGG GTTAATTGTAGCTAGTCGTTTCCATCCCACTCCACTGCTGCTGTCTTTGCTGGACTTTGTGGCTCCTTCAAGGCCATTCGTGGTCTACTGTCAGTATAAAGAG CCTCTGTTGGAGTGCTACACAAAACTTCGGGAAAGAGGAGGGGTCATCAACCTCAGGCTGTCTGAAACCTGGCTCAGAAATTACCAG GTTTTGCCAGATCGAAGTCATCCCAAACTACTGATGAGCGGAGGTGGAGGGTACCTTCTCTCAGGCTTCACTGTTGCCATGGACAACCTTAAAGCAGACCCCAGTCTCAAATCTAGCACCAGCACTTTAGAATCTCACAAGACTGAAGAGCCAGCAGCTAAAAAACGGAAATGCCCAGAATCTGActcttaa